The following proteins are co-located in the Acidicapsa acidisoli genome:
- a CDS encoding DUF4337 domain-containing protein, with product MEANEAGELQEHAEHGAHEPSMRPVAFTMSVLAVLVAITTVLGHRTHTEAVLTQNQATDQWNLYQAKKIRSSDTALAADLLSVIAPTDAKAAQKIAKSYADHQAKWTDDLKEEQEKAEALETKVEHAEAKADRFDLGEALLEIALVTASITLLTRNRAYWLLGLIFGAAGVISSASVLLLK from the coding sequence ATGGAAGCCAACGAAGCAGGGGAGTTGCAGGAACACGCCGAGCACGGCGCACACGAGCCTTCGATGCGGCCAGTGGCCTTCACGATGAGTGTGTTGGCTGTGCTGGTGGCCATCACCACGGTGCTGGGGCATCGGACGCACACAGAGGCTGTGTTGACTCAAAACCAGGCGACGGACCAGTGGAATCTTTATCAGGCGAAGAAGATCCGGTCGAGCGATACGGCGCTGGCTGCCGATCTGCTTTCGGTGATCGCCCCTACAGACGCCAAGGCGGCGCAAAAGATCGCGAAGAGCTACGCCGACCACCAAGCGAAATGGACAGACGATTTGAAGGAAGAGCAGGAGAAGGCCGAGGCGCTGGAGACGAAGGTGGAACACGCCGAAGCCAAGGCAGACCGCTTTGATTTGGGCGAGGCGCTGCTGGAGATTGCTCTGGTGACTGCGTCGATTACTCTGTTGACGCGCAACCGTGCCTATTGGCTCCTTGGGCTGATTTTTGGCGCCGCTGGAGTTATTTCGTCCGCTTCTGTATTGTTGCTGAAATAG
- a CDS encoding acetyl ornithine aminotransferase family protein translates to MSHAALYEKFGPKLKCSLPGPKAKAAVEHDDRVISPSYTRSYPLVAKRGRGIRVEDVDGNEFLDFAAGIAVNSTGHCHPEVVAAIQKQAAELIHISGTDFYYEAMAEFADRLSAVAPMPGPHRFYYGNSGAEAVECALKIARYHTKRQQVISFFGAFHGRTMGALSLTGSKPQQKRRFSPLVPGVTHIRYPYAYRGCSGGPEAEEAFSLGCARYIEEKLFKTILAPEEVAAIFLEPIQGEGGYVVAPDNFLREIREICDRHGILLVADEVQCGAGRTGKWWAIEHSGVQPDIICIAKGIASGMPLGICMTRAEIMDWVPGSHASTFGGNPVSIAAAMATMDILEREAIDNAGRVGGQMLERLAGWKDSHPLVGDVRGRGLMIGVELVLDKETREPATALRNRIETICFEKGLLLLGCGETSIRLCPPLIVNEDEATVALDILEEALTQVEHEHARARELETVEA, encoded by the coding sequence ATGTCGCATGCTGCTTTATATGAAAAATTTGGACCCAAACTGAAGTGCTCTCTGCCGGGACCGAAGGCCAAGGCTGCTGTGGAACATGATGACCGGGTGATTTCCCCGAGCTATACCCGCTCCTATCCGCTGGTGGCCAAGCGTGGTCGCGGCATTCGTGTGGAGGATGTGGACGGAAATGAATTTCTGGATTTTGCGGCGGGCATTGCCGTTAATTCGACAGGGCACTGTCATCCCGAAGTGGTCGCAGCCATTCAGAAGCAGGCGGCGGAGCTGATTCATATCTCGGGGACGGATTTCTACTATGAGGCGATGGCCGAATTTGCAGATCGGCTTTCCGCAGTGGCTCCCATGCCGGGGCCACACCGTTTTTACTACGGAAACTCTGGCGCGGAGGCGGTTGAGTGCGCGTTGAAGATTGCGCGGTATCACACCAAGCGGCAGCAGGTGATCTCGTTCTTTGGGGCGTTTCATGGGCGGACGATGGGTGCATTGTCACTGACGGGGTCGAAGCCGCAGCAGAAGCGACGGTTTTCGCCTCTGGTGCCGGGCGTGACGCATATCCGGTATCCGTATGCGTATCGCGGATGTTCGGGTGGGCCGGAGGCCGAGGAGGCTTTCAGTCTGGGCTGCGCGCGGTATATCGAAGAGAAGCTGTTCAAGACGATTCTGGCCCCGGAGGAGGTTGCGGCGATCTTCCTGGAGCCGATTCAGGGCGAGGGCGGCTATGTGGTGGCTCCGGACAACTTCCTGCGCGAGATTCGGGAGATCTGCGATCGCCATGGGATTCTGTTGGTGGCCGACGAGGTGCAATGCGGCGCTGGACGCACTGGCAAATGGTGGGCGATTGAGCATTCCGGAGTGCAGCCGGATATTATCTGTATCGCCAAAGGGATTGCTTCGGGTATGCCGCTGGGTATCTGCATGACTAGAGCCGAGATTATGGATTGGGTGCCTGGTTCGCACGCTTCGACGTTTGGTGGCAATCCCGTCTCGATTGCGGCGGCGATGGCGACGATGGATATTCTGGAGCGCGAGGCAATCGACAACGCGGGGCGCGTGGGCGGCCAGATGCTGGAGCGGCTGGCTGGCTGGAAGGACTCGCATCCCCTGGTGGGCGATGTGCGCGGACGCGGGCTGATGATCGGCGTTGAGCTGGTGCTGGACAAGGAAACGCGCGAACCGGCGACGGCGCTGCGCAACCGGATCGAGACGATCTGTTTTGAGAAGGGACTGCTACTGCTGGGTTGCGGCGAGACTTCTATCCGGTTGTGTCCGCCGCTGATTGTCAACGAGGATGAGGCGACGGTGGCGCTGGATATTCTGGAAGAGGCGTTGACCCAGGTTGAGCATGAACATGCGCGGGCGAGGGAACTGGAGACTGTTGAAGCGTAA
- a CDS encoding YraN family protein has translation MSVLSNLGIKAIERGVAGLDWLAERRGRSSRLPKHLQTGERGEEAAFFFLRRQGFTVVARRWNEGPLPGDVDLIAWQGDVLCFLEVKTRTSNEVATASSAVDRNKRRTLRRLAGQYLRRLPESERPETRFDIVTVYELPGKPREIRLIPAAFGWSE, from the coding sequence ATGAGCGTTCTTTCAAATCTGGGTATCAAGGCCATTGAGCGTGGTGTCGCCGGATTGGATTGGCTGGCCGAACGCCGTGGCCGTTCGTCTCGGTTGCCGAAGCACTTGCAGACGGGGGAACGCGGCGAGGAGGCTGCGTTCTTCTTTCTGCGAAGGCAGGGGTTTACGGTGGTGGCGAGGCGTTGGAATGAGGGACCGTTACCGGGAGACGTGGATTTGATTGCCTGGCAGGGGGATGTGCTGTGCTTTCTTGAGGTGAAGACACGGACCAGCAACGAGGTGGCTACGGCGTCTTCGGCGGTTGACAGGAACAAGCGGCGGACCCTGAGGCGGCTGGCGGGGCAGTATCTGCGCCGGCTTCCGGAATCGGAGCGGCCTGAGACGCGTTTCGATATTGTGACGGTGTATGAGCTGCCGGGAAAACCGAGAGAAATTCGGTTGATCCCGGCGGCTTTTGGATGGAGTGAGTGA
- the iscX gene encoding Fe-S cluster assembly protein IscX — protein sequence MPREILWTDAEEIGIQLQEKFPDIDPLKVRFTDLHSYVTGLEGFADDPAKSNESRLEAIQMAWHEEWQDAQG from the coding sequence ATGCCCCGCGAAATCCTCTGGACCGACGCCGAAGAGATCGGCATACAACTGCAGGAAAAGTTCCCCGACATCGACCCGCTCAAAGTTCGCTTCACCGACCTGCACAGCTACGTTACAGGACTAGAAGGCTTCGCCGACGACCCGGCCAAATCCAACGAAAGCCGCCTCGAAGCCATCCAGATGGCGTGGCATGAAGAGTGGCAGGACGCGCAAGGCTAG
- a CDS encoding 2Fe-2S iron-sulfur cluster-binding family protein, which produces MSDATTKPIPADKLVRVTFEPEGRVVEFEFGTMPYEHHGKPMSFLDVAENHDVFLDHACGGVCACTTCHLWIKQDGGISEAEDDEIDRLDMAADQQLNSRLGCQAIITKPGNYIVEIPKWNRNYVSEGKPLTLAESK; this is translated from the coding sequence ATGAGCGACGCAACAACAAAGCCCATCCCAGCCGACAAACTCGTCCGCGTGACCTTCGAGCCCGAGGGCCGCGTCGTCGAGTTCGAATTCGGCACCATGCCCTACGAGCACCACGGCAAGCCGATGTCTTTCCTCGACGTCGCCGAGAACCACGATGTCTTCCTCGATCACGCCTGCGGAGGCGTCTGCGCCTGCACCACCTGCCACCTCTGGATCAAGCAGGATGGCGGCATCAGCGAAGCCGAAGACGACGAAATCGACCGCCTCGACATGGCCGCCGACCAGCAGCTCAACTCGCGCCTCGGCTGCCAGGCCATCATCACCAAGCCGGGCAACTATATCGTCGAAATTCCCAAGTGGAACCGGAATTATGTCTCCGAAGGCAAGCCGCTGACCCTGGCCGAAAGCAAGTAG